One window of the Dreissena polymorpha isolate Duluth1 chromosome 5, UMN_Dpol_1.0, whole genome shotgun sequence genome contains the following:
- the LOC127831066 gene encoding uncharacterized protein LOC127831066, whose amino-acid sequence MYPIWKKNKVFKFEITKDMIHTLLESGFTVKDMAKMLDVSERTVFRRMSQFNIYVHSFTDIDNQTLDKHVRELYTEYPRCGEKMIGQILRVRGIKVKRSQLRERLHIVDKEGIQERRHRRLHRRIYNVETPNYVWHIDSNHKLIRWRFIISGGVDGFSRFVVFLKCIDNNKSKTVYGCFKEAVAKYGIPKKVRTDQGMENLDIARYMLDNRQKRSLPAC is encoded by the exons ATGTATCCCATTTGGAAAAAGAACAAGGTGTTTAAGTTCGAAATAACAAAGGATATGATTCATACATTGTTGGAATCGGGCTTTACTGTGAAAGATATGGCTAAAATGTTGGATGTATCAGAGAGAACAGTGTTTCGCCGAATGAGTCAGTTCAACATATATGTGcacagttttactgatattgaCAACCAAACGCTAGACAAACATGTCAGAGAGCTTTATACCGAGTATCCTCGCTGCGGAGAGAAAATGATAGGACAGATACTTCGTGTGAGAGGAATAAAG GTAAAGAGGTCCCAATTAAGAGAACGACTGCACATTGTCGATAAAGAAGGGATTCAAGAGAGACGCCACAGACGTTTGCACAGAAGAATCTACAACGTGGAGACCCCAAATTATGTATGGCACATTGATAGTAATCACAAGCTAATTCGATGGAGATTCATTATTTCTGGTGGTGTTGATGGCTTCAGtcgttttgttgtttttcttaaatgtatCGATAACAACAAGTCCAAAACAGTATACGGCTGCTTTAAGGAAGCTGTAGCAAAATATGGGATTCCAAAAAAAGTTCGAACAGATCAAGGAATGGAAAATCTTGATATTGCCAGATATATGCTGGATAACAGGCAAAAGCGTTCATTACCAGCGTGTTGA